A window of the Gammaproteobacteria bacterium CG11_big_fil_rev_8_21_14_0_20_46_22 genome harbors these coding sequences:
- a CDS encoding amidase produces the protein MIKNKIRLALLCGILFLGQSVYAKNEVAVNYMDTNIATITHLIKNKKISCEQLIQSYINRIEQYDLAYTKNKPPINAIIAINPFALSQARRIDSTFSSEKNSPLLCVPVVVKDNIDTNDMPTTAGSLSLLGSQPNQDAFIVKKLRQAGAVIIGKAGMDEFASGTWGINSRLGRTGDVYDTNLLPGGSSSGVAAAVSAGFALVGIGSDNSGSLRIPAAANGVYTIRGGTGAVSQTGIFPRGNLDGIAGPIAQNIEDVAKVMDVIAVKDDQDKKTLTVIRPNSYTQFLSAHALKGKRIGIVTLYGDQKINYDGKIAGHYYQQAIQIMKQQGATIVPNLQFKQFITDRSNNAAGEVQQINAYLLSFPSTRKNFKDICESNRTRIFGTPKECLEYSHTNPRLNGTAYKKVLKNFATNRALIEAKMRQLHLDALLLPISESGVPNAKFDNQYYTILSPNSGLPAVEFIVGFTKTNPSLPIAMQFVGRQNDEANLLGMAYAFTRAIKRKPPVLNDKASSESFDTIAEFNNRKTEIGYLTYKKLIQKQGVKSVTPKAFLSILPST, from the coding sequence ATGATCAAAAATAAAATTCGTCTGGCGCTGTTATGCGGCATTTTATTTTTAGGACAAAGTGTTTATGCTAAAAATGAAGTGGCTGTAAATTATATGGATACCAATATTGCTACGATTACTCATTTAATCAAGAACAAAAAAATCAGTTGTGAACAGTTGATTCAAAGTTACATCAATCGCATTGAACAATACGATTTAGCTTATACAAAAAATAAGCCGCCGATTAATGCCATTATTGCGATTAATCCGTTTGCATTAAGTCAAGCGCGTCGGATTGATTCAACGTTTTCTTCCGAAAAAAACTCGCCATTACTCTGCGTTCCCGTCGTTGTGAAAGATAACATTGATACAAACGATATGCCCACTACAGCAGGTTCATTATCACTATTGGGCTCTCAACCTAATCAAGACGCTTTTATTGTTAAAAAGTTAAGACAAGCCGGCGCTGTCATTATTGGAAAAGCAGGGATGGATGAATTTGCTTCAGGAACTTGGGGTATTAACTCTCGTCTGGGTAGAACGGGGGATGTTTATGACACGAATTTATTACCCGGTGGCTCTTCTTCGGGTGTGGCGGCGGCAGTGAGTGCAGGATTTGCGCTGGTGGGGATTGGTAGCGATAACAGCGGTTCACTGCGTATTCCAGCAGCTGCCAATGGTGTTTATACCATTCGCGGCGGAACAGGGGCAGTCAGTCAGACAGGGATTTTCCCGAGAGGAAACTTAGACGGAATCGCAGGGCCGATTGCTCAAAATATTGAAGATGTTGCAAAAGTCATGGATGTCATTGCAGTCAAAGATGATCAAGATAAAAAAACGCTAACAGTGATACGCCCAAACTCTTATACCCAGTTTTTATCCGCTCATGCGTTAAAAGGAAAGCGCATTGGTATTGTCACCTTATATGGAGATCAGAAAATAAACTATGATGGAAAAATAGCTGGCCATTATTATCAGCAAGCCATTCAAATCATGAAGCAACAAGGCGCAACCATTGTACCTAATCTACAATTTAAACAATTCATTACCGATCGAAGCAATAATGCAGCAGGAGAAGTGCAACAAATCAATGCTTATTTATTGTCTTTTCCTTCGACAAGAAAAAATTTTAAAGATATTTGCGAATCCAATAGAACCAGGATTTTTGGAACGCCCAAGGAATGTTTAGAATACAGTCATACCAATCCACGACTCAACGGGACTGCTTATAAAAAAGTACTAAAAAATTTCGCCACCAATCGTGCTTTAATTGAAGCAAAGATGCGACAGCTTCATTTAGATGCGTTGTTGCTTCCTATTAGTGAATCTGGCGTGCCTAATGCTAAGTTTGATAATCAATATTATACGATTTTATCTCCCAATTCGGGCTTACCTGCCGTTGAGTTTATTGTCGGCTTTACTAAAACCAATCCCTCATTACCGATCGCGATGCAGTTCGTTGGTCGTCAAAATGATGAAGCCAACTTATTGGGCATGGCCTACGCGTTTACGAGAGCAATTAAAAGAAAACCGCCTGTGCTCAATGACAAAGCTTCATCAGAATCGTTTGACACGATTGCTGAATTCAACAATAGAAAAACAGAAATTGGTTATCTGACCTATAAAAAACTGATTCAAAAGCAAGGTGTAAAATCAGTCACACCAAAAGCATTTCTTTCTATTTTACCGAGCACCTGA